One Cryomorphaceae bacterium genomic window, CTTCCATCATCAGCTCATATCCGCCATAGGCACACACCAGCATGAGCAGCGTAGATTGCGGCGTGTGGAAATTGGTAAGCAGTGTATTGGCCGACTGAAAGTTGTAGGGCGGGTAGATAAACAGGTTGGTGCTGCCCCGGTGTTTGGCAATCCGTCCGGTTTGTTGTACGGTGCTTTCCAGCG contains:
- a CDS encoding tRNA preQ1(34) S-adenosylmethionine ribosyltransferase-isomerase QueA — its product is TERFYLPEVTAATIRNSLENGHKACAVGTTVLRTLESTVQQTGRIAKHRGSTNLFIYPPYNFQSANTLLTNFHTPQSTLLMLVCAYGGYELMMEAYHAAVKERYRFFSFGDAMLII